ATCGGGCGACGTGCTCGCCATGGCGAGTCGACCCACCTTCCGACCGGATGACATAGCGACAGCCATGAAGGATCCGGCGTCACCCCTTGTAAACCGCGCGCTCAGCGCGTACCCGCCCGGCTCGGTGTTCAAGGTGGTCGTGGCCGCGGCCGCTCTGGAGGCTGGAACCGCCTCGCTGAGAGACACCTTCCACGACGCCGGTTACGTGGATGTCGGTGGTGTCAGGTTCAAGTGTCATTCATACGAGCAAGGCGGCCACGGAGACATCACGTTCCTTGACGCCATGGCATACTCGTGCAACACCGCTTTCATCGCGACCGCCCTCCGCGTGGGCGCACCACGTCTCGTAGACCTCGCGCAGCGGCTGGGGCTGGGAGCCACAACGGGAATCGCTCTCCCCGGCGAACAGGCCGGCGTCCTTCCGGACGCGCGATCCATGTCCCTACAGGACGTCGCGAACCTCGCGATAGGCCAGGGGCGCATCACCGTGACTCCTCTGCAAGTCGCCGTGATGATGTCGGCCGTGGCAAACGGCGGGCTCGTCCGCAGGCCGAGGCTGGTGATGGAGATCGTGCCTTCCGACCCCTCTGCCAGTCAGATGGCCGCCCGCACCATCCGGCCTGAGGATCCGGTACGTGTTCTCTCCGAAGACACGTGCCATCAGCTCGTTTTCATGCTCGAGACGGTTACCAGGTGGGGGACAGGAACGGCGGCCTGGGTAGCGGAGGGCGGCTCGTGCGGGAAGACCGGCTCCGCCGAAACCGGAAAGGTAGACGGCACGGGTTCACCTTTGGCCCATGCGTGGTTTGCGGGCTTTGCCCCGCTCTCCGAGCCGAGGCTCGTCATCGTCGTGTTCGTGGAGGAAGGCATGTCCGGCGGCAAGACCGCCGCACCAGTATTCGCCCGCATCGCAAATGGCGCGCTCAAGCTCTATCCCGCCGCGAAATGAAACGGTCGTGCGCGCCACCCGGCCCTATCGAGCCTGGGTTTTGTCCTGGCGGCGCAGGAGGGCAAGAGCCCGTTGGTGTTCACTGAAAGTGCGACTGAAGACGTGGCCGCCATGCTCGTCGGCGGCGAAGTAGAGGTAGTCTACATCAGCGGGGTGAAGCGCGGCCTGGATCGAAGAAAGCCCCGGCGAGGAGATGGGGCCTGGGGGAAGGCCCGGCACAACGTACGTGTTGTAGGGTGAGTCCACCCTGAGGTCCTCGTATGACAGGCGCTCTTTCCATGTGCCGAGCGCGTACTGAACCGTGGCGCAGGACTGAAGCGGCATATGCCGTTTAAGCCTGTTGTAGAAGACCGCGGCCACGATGGGCCTGTCGCTCGGGATCCGCGCCTCCCTCTCGACTATGGATGCTATCGTGACAACCCCGTGCAAGCCTAGGGCCTTGGCAGCATCGGAGACGCCGTCCTTGTCGAACTCCGGCAGCACCAACTCGGCGAAGCGTCTCACCATCGCGGCGATGATGGTTTCTTCGGGGACTCCCGACTCAACCTCGTACGTGTCGGGAAAGAGGTAACCCTCTAGATTGCCCGAGAATTCCCTGCCTCCCGCCTGGACAGAAAAACCTTTCACCTCGCCCCTGGCAAGCGCCAGGAATCTCTCGCGAGACGCGAGCCCCTTGGCCTCCAGCAAGCCCGCGATCTCGGCGACGTCGTAGCCTTCGGGAACCGTGAACCGGACACGCTCCACCCGCCCCTCTGCCAGCACGCGGAGGATCCCAAACACACCCATGCGGGAGCTCAACCGGTACAAGCCCGCCTTGAGCTTGTCTTGAACGCCTGACATTCGCGCCACAGCGTCAAATGCCACTCCGGATCTGACGAGTCCCTTTTCAACCAGTATGTCGGCGATCCTCGACGAAGTGAGCCCCCGTTCGATTCGCACCTGGACCGCCTCGCCCGACCCAAATGGGAGTACAAGGAAAAGGGCCCACGCAAGGCCAAGCACGACGGGCACACACACAAAAGCAACCACGCGCCACATCTTTCGCCGGCCCTTCGCAGCAGATGTGGCGAGGTTCGTCTCGAGCCTCGCCTTCGGGCGCCTCGCCCGCCAGGCACTCAAGAAAGATGGGGCGAAAACGCCTCCCCGTCTGCCTTGCCTTCCCTGGACCCCGCCTCTCACACCATCACATTCCCAAGACTAGTCTTCGTCCTCGTCTTCGTCCTCGCCCTCATCTTCGTCGTCTTCGGCATCTTCATCCTCGTCTTCGTCCTCTTCGCAGACATCCTCGAGGTCTGCGCAGATCGCGCTGGTCACCTTCTCGTACTCGTCATCATCCAGGTCAACCAATACCTCCTCGCCGTCCTCGTCGGTCTCCACCCGGAAGATGCAAGCCTCAACTTCTTCGTCGTCCTCCGCCTCGCTGTCCGCATCCTCGGGGACCAGGATGACGTAAGTGTTTCCGTCGAGCTCCATGACATCCTCCACGGAGAAGCTCTCTTCTTCGCCGTCCTCGTACACAAGGGTTATGACATCATCGATCTCTGGCACTTGGGCCACCTCTCTTTCACATCCGAGTGTATCCGTACCGCGTCGTGGGGTCAATGCCCACTTCGCCTGCTGTCAGCCGCTATGCTCTCCATGCGGACATGCTTTCATTCGTCACCGAGCTGCGGCAGGCCCGCCTCCTCGTGCCCTCCCTCATCGCCCCGCGCACCCTGGCGTGCTTCCTGGCCCAAGCGACCGCGCTCCTCCCCAACCGCGCCGCGCGTTCCATGGTGAGAGTCGCATCCGGGCTCAACACCGTCACTGGGCTTGCGACTGTCGAGATAACTTTGGAGGATTATAGCAGCCGCCACCGAATCGACAACCTGCCTCCGCCGCCGCCGGGAGACGTCCGCCTCGAGCAGGGCCCGCTCCGCAGACACCGTCGACAGCCGCTCGTCCCAGAGGACCACGGGCACGCCCGCCCTGTCCTCGAGAGCTTCCGCAAGCCGCTTCGCTCTAGCGGCGCTCTCGCCGAGCGACCCGTCCATGTTCATCGGCAGGCCCACGACAACGAGGGCGACCCCATTGCCGCGAACGAGCGAGACCAGCCGCGCCAGGTCGCCCCTGAACGATGCCCTCGTGATCACACCCGCGGGTTGCGCGAAGCATCCAGTCGGGTCAGACAGCGACACGCCGATGGTCTTTGTCCCTACATCAAGCCCCATGACCCTCAACCGGCCTAGACCACCTTTATGCAGAACTCGGGGCACGCAGCCTGGCAGTACCCGCACAGAACGCACCGGGAGGTGTCCACCGTCGCGCGACCGGACGTCGGCGAGATCGCGAGCGCCCCGTGGGTGCACCTCGCCACGCACGTCCCACAGCCGGTGCACCACGGCTCGATGAGGAGGGCCTTGTTGTGCCGCGTCCGCTCGCGGAGCTCGTCATCGGGATGCTGGCCCTCGAATATGGCAAGGTCCATTCTGAGCTCATCCAGCGTCTTCACGCCCACGGCGATGGAATCAACGCACTCCTGCCCCAGAGCCCACCGCAGGGCGCCTTCCACATCGTCCAGCAAGGCTCCGCCGCCCAGCGCCTTCATTGAGTAGATGCCCTTGCCGGCCAAGTGTGCGTCCCGTACCGCCGCCAGCATCTCGCTTGCGCTCCCGTCGGCTATCCCGATCCCCGACCTATTCAGAAGAGGATGTATCACGTCGATCTCAGGCATCAGGGTGGCCGCCCTCACGCACGCCACGTGGTGGGTGGACACTCCGACCGCACGCACCTTCCCTGCCTCACGTGCGAAAACCAGGTATTTCAGCGCTTCCTCGTGTCCCTTCAGCGTCAAGGCCGACTCCTGCTCGTGGAGGAGGAAGATATCTATGTAATCGGTGCCCAAGGATCTGAGCGCCCGTTCCACGGTTTCACGCATCCCCTCATACGTGTAATCATATGACTTTGAGGCGATCACCAGTGTGTCCCGGCTCCAACTCCGGGCGCCATTCCCCCCGAAGACGGCCTCACGGATGTAATCGTATGTGTTGTAAAGCTCAGCGGTGTCGATGAAGTTGACCCCTGCGTCCAGCGCCGCCCGCAGGAGCAAAGCGCCCTCTTCCACAGGCAGCTTTGCCTGCAACGGCCCCATAGTCAAGGTGCCGAAGCACATCCTCGACACGACGAGTCCCGTCCTGCCGAGGGCCCTTCTCTCGAGACCGCGGGCGACCTTCCGCGGCCCCGCGTCCATCGCCCCGCCGCCCGCTCCAGCCGCAGTGTACGATTGCCCCAGAAACCCGCCCCCCTCCCGGTGTGACAGTGCGCGCGTCGGCCCCTCGTCTCGCCTCCGACCCCGTTCAGCCGCGGCCCGCGGCGTCCACGTCTCCTACGATCACGTGGATCCATGAGGGGAAACGAGGCAGCCGGGCCTCGCTGTCAGCCTGTGGGTATATGGAAAACCCGCTCACGCCCTGCCGCGTCGCAAGCAGCGATTCAGCCTCCCGGACGCTCTTGCCCGCGAGTTCACGCGCGAGCTTGTCCGCATCGACCTTTGCCGAGACCCTGGCCTGCGCGGTCACATCGATCGATGCTGCCGCAGAGCTTTTCCGCGCGGCCCCGGTTATCTTCATTTCCACTGCGGATGAGATAACCTCTCCGCCCCCGGCCACGACCTCGGAGAGGAACTTGCCCCGCGCCACCTTTAAGACCTCAGCCTCCTTGACCGCAAGCGCGCTCGCGCTCGCGCGGCACGATGCCCGCAGTTCCGCAGATGGAGTAAAAGGAGCCGCGCTGAAAGTAGGTTCCTGTCGCTCCACTACGATGGTGTCGCGGACGACGCTGAAACCGGCCGGGCTCTTTACTGCAAGGCGCGCTGCCGCCTCCCTCGCAGCTTCCGATGCAATGAGCCTGCGGGCCGTCGCGAGGTCGACGGGTGAGACTGCAGGCGTTATCTTGTCCTCGCCACCGGACGTGGGTTCGGGGTTCGTGACCTTTAGGCCCGGGAATGCGCCCGCAACGACGACGGTAATGCGTCCAGCGGCGACGTTCCCGCTGGTCCCGGGTTCCTCCGCCTCCACGTCCACCACAGTCATCCCCGAATCCGCGTCGACCGCAAGCCCCATGAAATGCCTTACGGTGGCAGGGGGGACCACGGCCGCTTCGACCGTGCGAAACCGCACCCCCGCCGCCGTGGCGACCATCGTGCCCTTGGGCACACTCACAGCACGCTCCGTCTCATTGACGAACGCGACGCGCCCGCTCGCCTTGGTGGCCCCCGACCGCACAGATCCGGACACCGGCACCTTAACGGACACAGTGAAGGAGTCCTTCACCGCGCGAGCAGGCACCCGCCCGCCATCGACATCCACGACCGTCACAGCCGTGGACGCCTCAACCGTCACCTTCCGGCACACCTCCGACACCTCGGGCGAGACCACCACTGTCGCCCTGGGCCAGAAGGCGTAGAGCACGCAGAAAATCAAAAGGGCCGCAAGGCCCGTCGTCATGGCAGGCCCGCGCCCGAACCACATTTCGAAGCCGCCCCGCATCGAAACCGTAGGGCCAACGCGTCTTCC
The nucleotide sequence above comes from Bacillota bacterium. Encoded proteins:
- a CDS encoding penicillin-binding protein 2 — its product is MPEKTSLRVCGLARIFLVVFSVLVARMAFVQLVIGEDLAERCRDQRALALATMPVRGAIYDRNMRVLAGDFKKPAVVVFPGSVKSLESVAGMVAEVAGAPTGRVLSRLSSPAPFLVPAGILSSPAFAATSPAAPYTEALRDPGVVVVEQPVRYDPEGIGAHVIGYVDPSGRHGMSGVEALLDRYLSGEDEAKVAVFTDAKGAPLRGLGVRWLPGKPARAGVRLTIDRDIQALVEQVMDDTIKRGAVVVMDPRSGDVLAMASRPTFRPDDIATAMKDPASPLVNRALSAYPPGSVFKVVVAAAALEAGTASLRDTFHDAGYVDVGGVRFKCHSYEQGGHGDITFLDAMAYSCNTAFIATALRVGAPRLVDLAQRLGLGATTGIALPGEQAGVLPDARSMSLQDVANLAIGQGRITVTPLQVAVMMSAVANGGLVRRPRLVMEIVPSDPSASQMAARTIRPEDPVRVLSEDTCHQLVFMLETVTRWGTGTAAWVAEGGSCGKTGSAETGKVDGTGSPLAHAWFAGFAPLSEPRLVIVVFVEEGMSGGKTAAPVFARIANGALKLYPAAK
- the mltG gene encoding endolytic transglycosylase MltG, which gives rise to MWRVVAFVCVPVVLGLAWALFLVLPFGSGEAVQVRIERGLTSSRIADILVEKGLVRSGVAFDAVARMSGVQDKLKAGLYRLSSRMGVFGILRVLAEGRVERVRFTVPEGYDVAEIAGLLEAKGLASRERFLALARGEVKGFSVQAGGREFSGNLEGYLFPDTYEVESGVPEETIIAAMVRRFAELVLPEFDKDGVSDAAKALGLHGVVTIASIVEREARIPSDRPIVAAVFYNRLKRHMPLQSCATVQYALGTWKERLSYEDLRVDSPYNTYVVPGLPPGPISSPGLSSIQAALHPADVDYLYFAADEHGGHVFSRTFSEHQRALALLRRQDKTQAR
- a CDS encoding DUF1292 domain-containing protein, whose amino-acid sequence is MPEIDDVITLVYEDGEEESFSVEDVMELDGNTYVILVPEDADSEAEDDEEVEACIFRVETDEDGEEVLVDLDDDEYEKVTSAICADLEDVCEEDEDEDEDAEDDEDEGEDEDEDED
- the ruvX gene encoding Holliday junction resolvase RuvX is translated as MRVMGLDVGTKTIGVSLSDPTGCFAQPAGVITRASFRGDLARLVSLVRGNGVALVVVGLPMNMDGSLGESAARAKRLAEALEDRAGVPVVLWDERLSTVSAERALLEADVSRRRRRQVVDSVAAAIILQSYLDSRKPSDGVEPGCDSHHGTRGAVGEERGRLGQEARQGARGDEGGHEEAGLPQLGDE
- a CDS encoding 4Fe-4S binding protein, yielding MDAGPRKVARGLERRALGRTGLVVSRMCFGTLTMGPLQAKLPVEEGALLLRAALDAGVNFIDTAELYNTYDYIREAVFGGNGARSWSRDTLVIASKSYDYTYEGMRETVERALRSLGTDYIDIFLLHEQESALTLKGHEEALKYLVFAREAGKVRAVGVSTHHVACVRAATLMPEIDVIHPLLNRSGIGIADGSASEMLAAVRDAHLAGKGIYSMKALGGGALLDDVEGALRWALGQECVDSIAVGVKTLDELRMDLAIFEGQHPDDELRERTRHNKALLIEPWCTGCGTCVARCTHGALAISPTSGRATVDTSRCVLCGYCQAACPEFCIKVV